In the Uranotaenia lowii strain MFRU-FL chromosome 1, ASM2978415v1, whole genome shotgun sequence genome, gacgatttcttttcgaaaggcattgaagtcaggaatcgtgaccgtaattggtggaaccttttcgtttttaagagtataagaagaagaaggtttcttagtactcttatcagaagaCAAGGATATCCTTGTATTCAGAAATACCTGTCGTTCGTTTTATtgtggatttttgaataaaatggctaTATGATCCCCCTTGTCTTATCCCATCACTCGGTATTTATCGTGCGTTAATCCCGATGTGATCCAtacaattattgccaaaaaacatTTAGACCTGTTTCTAGAAGTACTTGTTGACAAGCAACACTTAAGTGGAGCTTGTGCCAATAAAATTAAGGACGAATTCGGACAATTATGTGCAATACCTTcaataaaaacatcatttcgGGATATCGAAAAACAACCCAACGATTAGACATTTTTTGGATGGAACTTATTGGCGAATCGAAACAGGAGTTCTTCAATTTGGCGACATTATTggagaaaattctaattttgtctCATGGCAACGCGTCGATGGAAACAGGCTTTTCCGTTAACGCGAAATGCCTAGTTGAAAACCAAACCGAGGAGAGTCTGACAGCCCAACGTATCGTATACGACGGAATCAACATGTCAGGGGGAGTTACAGCTGTAACGGTAACGAAATCGTCAATCCAGTATGGCCGCAATTCTCCACTCGAGATATGTCGAGTccttaaaagcaaaaaatggaggaaaatttgaaaaaaactatagCGAAACGGAAGTGAGAGGCAGAAAAGGAGGAGGAACTGGaagcgaaaaaattgaaggtgcTTTCCGACGCTTAGAAGGAGGCCAGTTTGatggacaaaaaattaaaatacttaaaaatatgtgagatacaaataaaatttaaaaatgttcatcaaacatattttaattaataaacCCTTTTTCTTTTGTTAAACATCTTCGACTTGAGTGacacagttttaaaaattaaaaaaaaaactctgcttATCATTAGATTGATTTGTAGGTTAATTGGTAAACATAACTGAAACAAAACCCATTTAAATTTACCACTAAAAGAAAGCTtaatcgattttcgtttatatggATTACAAAATTAGATACTCGGAAGTTTGTTTGGTTTTTCTGTTgtataaaaccgggaatttcgtgaaaccatgcgggaaaaaacgggaaaaatgctggaaatcaaaaattgattttgagtttCCACCCTGTATtaaagaatttcataaattttgtgattttattttgtAGGTATTATAAAATTTGACACATTGCAGAGTTTAGTaaactttaacaattttgataatttccagtttttgacagttctttacAGTCAGACATTATTGACGGTCTGAAAGCACAGTCTAATACTAAAAGTTTTGACAGTTGAAACAATGTGtacaatattatcaattttagcaattataaaaccCAAGCTGAATGTGCTGTTTATCGTCATGGTATTTTCATCGGTATTGTAGATGAAACGATTCGAGTGGCTCCTATTATTTCACCCATCTATAGTCATACTTCCGAGTTGCCATAATTAAACATGCAACTTAGCAAAACAACCTTCTGGTTTGCGTCTGTCTGGCTGGTCTCTTATGTACTTATCCACTTATCGCTCTAATAAAGCCTCACTCACTGATGATACCTACTGTAGCTAGCTAGCTGACGGCAACGAAGTCTGGTTGACATATTTACTCGTACACCTTCGAAGAATTTTAAGCTTTACTAACTTACAGTACTGATGCAGTCAGTTTTCACTAATCGACGGATGATAGCACCAATTGATCGATAATGAAGAACAATGACGGAGAAAAAGATTATTGCGATAATGAAtgggtaccgtcaactggggcaacatgcaacaattttcaacttcaatggcttctaaaaaacttatgttcacagttaatccaaCCCCTtatgcattaaaagttttaaggatgatgggtcatcaaattggcgtagttagaaaaattattggtttcttaacttatttttaattttctaaatacATGCGGTTTTTCCCCTctttagaaaatggggtaacttgcaacaaattttgtttttcatgaaaaatctcatgaacatgtaggaaaatttaaataataataataatatttattaatgacCCTTTAACTTTATAAGTCATTCAGGTCAGATTCCGAAAAATAgatacatttcattttacaattGGTGcagtaattttgtttgttttaaatattctatCAATTTGGATTCTCTTTGTTCATTGTTAGATAGCACTTCGCTGATGTCTCCTTGGATTCCACATGTTGttcttatctatatatataaaaatgaatgtttgtctgtctgtctgttccctatagactcggaaactactgaaccgatcatcgtcaaaactggcatctgagggtttttgaggccggggatggtttctgtaatagtcaaaactccatccgacttaaggaaggagaggcttccatacaaaatttgtagtttttcgaaacaaattaaagtcatgacatccattttcttgagatttttttttcctttgggcggtttgtttttcgtctctatggtcgaggcgtcgcaagccaacgtcgcaaaaggaaagtaacccaggcatagcatactgatcagtaggaatattttggcgcgtatttctcaaccaagcatcttttctttgaggggtttgtttttcgtctccatgggcgagcaaacgtcgtcgcaagaggatagtaaccaaagcacactgttcatggattgctggaaaatttaacaataaggcgcctgtttctcaaacacgtggggcgatatgaaacctagatgtgtttttttcttgcttatttgatttgtacacagcacgtggtaataaattacgcctagatgtgacacggattggtatttcatcaatcgaatcaaaaccaattgaaatatttgcaaaaatacttccatattgagttcgtgttaatgtaggtagcattcgacttttcattcaaggaacattagaacatgttcaaacgttcaactttttctgtaaaaaaaaattaaaaataatgttttcttctagaaattgttacttcggcccaagtacacaactgaaacgaatttagaaatgaaaatgggagctttttattttaaataattctgaaaaaaacatcgtactttttgcttacataccaattcaagtacgtacttaacatgaaaagtgtttttgtgttacagggctgcataaaagagacttttgatccgcttcgtttttgaaaagcgagactttagaactgatattcaactatacgcaaaatttttaagagaaatttttagtttacccttaaagtgtataaaacaatattcccttctgtcaacttactcggtggggcaagggcaaacgtcgaacttttaagaaattcatcttcaaaatgattcaatatgttggaaagaccagaaggggtattccgaatgttgaaactgcagcggatattgaaaattcttaaatgtctttgtaaatgaagctcattccctttgaacagcattcgttaaaagtggagtaacaaacataaatttatattgcaggaatactgcagatatatcagtgaaacttgatagaacaaaaaacaaatccattttaaagccattactctgacgcatctgtaaataagctttgcattgacacttgccccaataaacggaacaaatgtaaacttagaaatttgtttttgcgaacatttttgaatatttgactttcaatgagaaaataaaaaaaaacgctgagaacttatttattgatgcaactgatatttttaaaatattaatatgTTAAcagtagtaaatttatttagaaaaaaaaacgaaatttaccctgtatttaatacataactaatttaatatatttttcattccaTGATAAgggctgtttgggtatcgagccggttaaatttgcctaccttcttcaagcagtgggggacaaaattgaaaaagatgggagagctcccatgtaaatttaagataaagatcttttcaaagaagggaccatatttaaaaagttttttttgggtacagagtacaaatttcagaacttgaaaaacgagttcagAGATCAAgtatcagtaaataatatataccatctttgaattgcaattaagaactgcagctgcagctctcatttcaaagttgttggttctgaagtatgataaggtttgatttaaaaaaatgctctctaaaatctaaatttgaataaatttttacaaattacatttatttctggaaggtgtagcaaagcacaacgggtcagctagttgaatTATATTTGCGACATTCTAGTAGGATGTGTGGAACTGTCAGTAATGTGTTGCAGGTATCACATAGTTCTCGGTTTCTAAGGAATAGTCCCGAGTGCGTCAGTCTTGTGTGACCGATACGCAGTCGACATAGTGCACGTGTTTCCTGGCGTTGTTTGCGGTCGTTCCATGCGTAGGTAGTACATTTGATCTGGCGAAGAAATGGTTGGTGATGGCTTGTCCAAACACTTTCCCAACTTTGTCTGATGATGTGCTTCAGGTTTCTTATGGCATCTTGTGCTGGAACACCTTGTGCAATGCTGGGCATTGCTCTGGCTTCGTTGGCTAGGCGGTCAGCAAGTTCGTTACCCGTTATACCAGTGTGTCCAGGGATCCAGCAGAGAGTTATGTTTTTGAGCTGACCAGCTGTTTCGATGGATTGAATCCACGGATGTTTGGAGGACCCATTTTGAACTGCGGTTATGGCACTCGCCGAATCCGTGAAGATTACAAGAGGTGAATCGATGTCATAAACACTTTTAATCGCATTGAGTATGCTGTAGGTTTCAGCCGAGAATATGGAGCATTCCGGTCGGAGTCGcattagtttttgaatatttgaggACCAGATTCCGCAACCTACCCGGTTGTCAGCTAACGAACCATCAGTATAGATGTGTAGATGATTTGAATATTCTCGGTTGATATGTTCAGTGAAAAGAGGTATTGCCTGCATTGAGTTTGCACCGGATCGaagtttaagttttagtttCCAATCAACTTTTATAGTTTTAGCATTCCATTGACGGGGCCCATGTCGCGTTATTGGTTCGATGTACGGTATCTGTTCATTCGTCAAATTTCGGAGTTGTGAATTAGCTCTCTGAATTATTGTTAGTGTTTTATTCGAATCTTCTGTAGTAACCCTCTGCTGTCTTAGTATTGCACATTTAGTAAGCTGTTGTACGTAGAGGTATTCAAATGGAAGCATTCCAGATTCGGcataaattgaattaattgGGCTTGTTCGGAAAGCTCCAGTTATACTTCTAACTATAGAATTGTATGCCGGGCGTAATTTTCTGATGAATTGTTCACTGCCGATACTGATAAATCCGATGCCGTAGAATAGTTTCGGAATGGTAAGGCTTTGATGGATTCTCATAAGCGAACTCCTGTTTCCTCCAGTTAGACGACTTCCCATAATTTGGAACAGCTTTTGGGTTGACTCGAGTGCTTTACGACAGGCCCTAGCATGAGCTGAGAATCGTAGGCGACGGTCAACCGTTACTCCCAGAATTTTAGCGACATTGACTTCTTCAATTAGTGTCCCGTTGATTTGCAGACGGGGAACACTGTAGTGTTTGTATTTTCTACAGACGTGTAAAAGTTGCGATTTAGATGGCGATAAAGAAAATCCCGTGGTAACCGCCCAGCGATGAATTGTGTTCATAGCTTCCTGAAGTCGACTCCTTATTAGTGTATGGTCTTGTCCCCAAGCTATTACAAGTATGTCATCGGCATAGACAAGAAGTTTAATATTTGAGGATAGTTGCTCGAAAATTGATTCCATTGCAATCAAAAAAAGGGTTACGGAAATCACCGATCCTTGTGGGACACCGTTTTCTTGTACTTTCAAGGCAGAGAGTTTCCCACTCACTGAAACAGAAAACGTTCggttcatgaaaaaattgttgatgtATTTACCAAGATTTCCTTTTACACCCCAAGCTGATAGTGTTGTGAGGATTGGGTGTCGCCAAACTTTGTCATAGGCTTTACAGATATCGAGAAGGACCATTTCACAGTGTTGCCTCTCCTGTAAAGGTGTTTCTAGAATCGATTCCAGGTCAGAAAAGTATGATTCGGTGCCTCTACCACTAATGAACGCGTATTGGTTTTTGCTGAGACAGTTGTTTTGATGCAGAAAATGTAATAATCTCCGATTGACCATCCTCTCCATGACTTTGCCAACGCAGTTAAGTAATGTTATAGGACGGTTATTATCAGGTTCTCTGGCATTTCTACCCGGTTTTGGAATAGCAATGACCAGCCCATTCTTCCATTCTGGTGGTATTAATCCAGTTGCCCACACTTCGTTAAATACATTCAGAAGCGTATATTTAACGGGCAGAGGGAGCCGTTTTAACATAAGGTAATTTATTGTATCGAATCCTGCAGATTTTCCGCTGGCTCTATCGAGTGCCCAAAGTAACTCACTAATGTTAAAAGGAACGTTAAAGTCGAGTTCTTCTCCTCCATCAAAAGTTGGGGGGTTTCTTTCAGCCTCGTGTTTCATGCTTTGAAAATCAAGAGCGTAGCTTTCTGTGGCAGatatgttttcaaagtggtccgcAAGAATATTAGCAATGTCAGAAGGATCGGTATAAATATTATTGCTTGAAACTATGCAAGGTTGCTGTATGCTACGTTTTCCTCTTAGGATGTTGACTTTCCTCCATAGAAGAGAAGAGGAAGTGGTAGGATTGATCTCTTCGATGAAATTTTCCCAGGATTGTTGTTTCGCTTTCCTTACAGTTGTTCTTGCAATGTTCCGAGCTTCTTGGAACTCTTTAAGGGCTTGTGATTTTCTGGGGTCGTCGTCTCTGATTCTTCGTAAGGctcgtaatttttttcttcgcgtCTTAATTGTTTTCGCTACTTCCGGGTTCCACCAGGGTACTGATTTTCCACCGAATCTTCCAGTGGTTCGTGGAATGCAGGCTTCTGCAACTTCAACGATTGTGTCGATGAACTGTTGGCTAGTTACTTGTGTTTCGGGGGGTAAGAGTTCAAGAgtcttattttcaaaactttcccaGTCAGCTTGATCGGTAATCCACCTACGTCGTAGGAGCAATGGTTCGTTGGTTGTTGGAATTGAAAGTCGGATTAGAAAGTGATCACTATCCCGACAATCCGCATCTACCGACCAGATGAACTTGTTGGCTATATGGCTCGAAACAAGGGTTAAGTCTAGAGCAGATGTACGACCGGAAATGGGATCGAGTCTAGTATGCTCGCCGTCATTTAGCAGCACCAGGTTATGTTGAGTgataaatgtttctatcatgGAGCCCATTCTGTCAGTTCTGAGACTACCCCAGATTTCGTTGTGAGCGTTAAAGTCTCCCATGAGAACATGAGGAGTAGGTAGCTCTTCTAAAagttgatttaatttgatttgatagTTGTGAGGGCTAGCTTGGGGGGGAATATATATGGAAATGAAAGTAACTTTGAAAGGATGTAGGATGGTCACTGCAGTTGCTTGTAGGTCGACTTGGATATTATGGAAACTGTGGGGAATGCTGGAGTTAACTGCCAAACCAACTCCATGTTGGTCATCTCGGTTGTTACCACTTTTTAGTTTCCAGTTGTAATTTCGAGTGAGGCTGAGTGGAAAAGTTAGATTTTCTGGGCATTTTGTTTCCTGCAGTGCTAAAACTAACGGTTTTTCATCGTTTAGGAGTTGTTGAATTTCCGGCAAACTTCCTCTTAGGCCCCGGACATTCCATTGTATCGCCATTGCCTTAAAGTCGCGCGGTGTTCGACTTGAGCAAGGCTGGGAAGAGTCAAATCTTTGGGAGTTTTGTGTGACGTCGCCTACATCTTCTACATTGAGAAGAAGGGGAGTTCTTTGACCTTCGCTATATAAAGATCTTGTATTAAAAGGCTCATTACCCTGAGTGTTAGAATTCCCGCTATTTATAAATTGTTGGGTATAAGTGGTTGAAATGACAGTGTTCGCAGTTTTAGATTGATTGGTCATTGATGATTTAAAGAGATATCTGTAAGAATAGCGAGAAAAGTGTTTAGTCGTAAGACATATCAGTTTCTGAGTCAGTATCAGTTTCCGATATTATCATGGTTGGGGTTTCGTTTTGTTTGTGGCTATGTCGTTGAGGCTGTGGGGATTGTTTTTGGTTATCATTTTTCTTCTGTGGCGGCGATCCTGTTCCAGATTTATCCTGTTTCTTGTTTTGTCGCTTTCTTTGACGCTTcgagattatttttgaattttcttctgaGCTTATTGTCGGTTCGGGTTGCTTGCTTACCTGAGTTTCACTGGAAGTTTGGGCTTGAGCGGCTTGGGACAGATATTTAGGGGTTACCAGTTGCATTTGCAAGGCTTGTATCTGAGATTGGAGgtctttgatttgtttttggtgtgaaaCTTGAAGCTGCTGAGAATGCTGTTTAaattgttttagttttgtttttaagtcTTCGGTTTCTCTTCTAGCATTCGCTTCAGACTCTTTAAGTTTCgtaatttcgttattttgtaGGGTTTGGGCAATATTAGAGTACGTGTTCTTTTGCCGCCTTTCTGTGAAGATCCTCCTAGCCTCACCCATGGAGAGAGACTCATCTGTCCTCAGAcgaattatattttgatttccgTTGCAATGAATGCATTTTGCTTCTGCTTCACATGTGCCTTCATGACTAATCGAACAGTTACCACAAATAGGTTTATTTGAACAACGATTCTTCGTATGTCCATACTGATAGCAAAAACGACATTGCATTGGAGAATCATAATATATCTGAACCTTTGTTCTTATAAGcccgaaaaatataaattcaggAAGAACTGTTCCGTCAATTGTCAAAACAATGTGGGgtgtatttattttctttataccTTCTTGTCGTTGGATCCTTCTGACACCGATGACCTTTTGCGACTTCAGTTCCTCGAGCAGAACATCATCGCTGATACCGTCAACTTCGTGGCAGGTTACTTTGCAAAGTCTGCGATTAAGTTTGTTGTGGGATTTGATGGTAATTGGGGTATCGTCTATTAGCCGTTTTAGTTTCCTTAGTTTATCGGCTTGGGCAGGATTTCTTACTTTTAAAATGTACTGCGTTCCTCTGGCCTCAGTCAGTGCTCCATCGATCTTACCTACTTCGTTCTCGATTGTCTTTGCGATTAAAAATGGGTTCTTTGGAAGTTGGATCGGGTTACCGAGTTCATCCTCTCCTGTTGCTTGTAGGCTCAGCAGAATCAGTTCTCCTGATTTGCCCAAAGGATCAATCCATCCAGGGAGTCTGCGGGTTGGGTCTTCGCCTAGCACTTTTTGACCACGTAAAGGATCTGGCGCTTTAAACGCCAATCCGGCGCTTGTGCCTGCCATTGGGCAGCACAAGCACCTTTACGTTTTCTTTCACTGCTCTATTCTAGTATTATCGCCTTAACTTCTGCGCACAGGGAGACTACCAATGCGTTGCGTCGTCTACGCAACACGCAGCAGAGCACGTTTGGAGCTAAGTGCTTGCGTGAGAGGTTCTCGAGAGAGCGACTCTCAATTTTCGTGTGGTTTTCGTGTAAACACAACTATTTCCCTAAACAATAGCACTTTCAACTCCGAtcgaaatcgaaacaaaattataataaatggGGAATTTCACGTCCCTTTGCACTAAATCTTCACTCAATCGGATAACCGAACGTCTAATAGAGTTATGGGAAGTATCCACGAGAATATCAGTCCTTCAGAATCAGTATAAAAACGTATCTCTATAACCGCTTGAAAACAACCACGCGTCGCTTGGCAAACTTTCACTCGGAATgaggaaaatttaaagtttttaatatatttgcgatgcttcAAAGACCATTAcacatgaaaacaccaattgcagtaattttttggtctgttaaaactaattttcacattttttctgaaaataaggatgctgcatacatttaggggttaaataatactacgaaaaattctgcaagctgaaatcataaaaataaatgtttggatgaatgaaatatcaatgtttacaaacgcgtgatgcaaaacatttatattccagcacatggaaacgagatttacaaggtgtttctttgatttccattttgttgcattttaccccagacaccagactgaattatgaaaatatttatttaaaaaaattgggtgattgtttgaaaaatatttttacaccaacagtgttggtatagcatgaggaatcctgtaaaaagtttgtaggtaatattaccaagccaatccgtcatactgggtaaagtttttttcggcctcgaaaaatgtgaaaatttgtacatttattgctcgattttttaaattttatataagaataaaaaacttaaaaaaactggtttaagatgcgaaaaattatgtcatcatcgttttgtaatcattaaaaaataactttattacaatacatttaattaaaaaatgattcagtgtggtgttatataaatgttgcatctaaccccgctgttgcatgatgccccgtttgacggtatattaTAGGTCTTTTGAATGTACTGGTCCAAGTTTTATGGCAATCGGAGACTGTAATAATCCAATCTGTATCGAATGAGAAGTTATAAGGAATAATTCTTAGAAATccaaatgtttttttgaaaaaaaaattgattttctgtttTGTGAAGAATGTCATTTTCAaatagcattttgtaaaaacTCGTAACATTGAAGTTTTTACCCTAATGGATTATTGGTAATCCTTGTGCTTTACTTGGAATGTGAGTTAAGTTTCAATTTGGCATCACTGACATCATTagtcaaaaattgacaaatgtcaTATCACAGTAGGCAGGCAGAGTTTCAGTTTCAACCACGTGTTTCCATTAACAGCGTGTTTAGCAAATCGTTTCGTTTCAAAATAATCGACATGAGTGCGGAACAACTTAAAGCATCAAATTCGGATGCTCCGGacgaaaaaaatgtaactaaCGCACCGAAAAACCCTGAAGAAGAAAGCAACGCAGCCCAACTCGTTCAACTTCAACAGGAATACGACCTCAACCTGAAACAACTCTACCTGCTGAAGGCTAAGGAAATGGTTTtggaaataaagtttgaaagCTGGAAGGTCCTGTACAGGAAACAGGAAGCCCTACTATCGGAACGATTCAGCAAAGCGCGCACCGATCGGATGGCCATCTGGAAAGATCGTGTCGAATTTTGCAGCGAGGCTCGAGAGTTTGCGGAAATGTTTTCCATGGACAGAACCTTGCTGAAGATCGCACAATCGCAACAGGATGTTGATAGTCCGGAAGCAATCAAATCCGAAACCGTTGTCGAGGAACCAGATCCCTTTGCGTCCCGAAGCGAATCTCTCGATCGTCAGGAGGCCGGTTTGAGGCAAAAAGCAGCCGAGTTGGACCAGATGGAGCTGGAGCTAGCGCCGGATGAGGAAACGGTACGTCGATTGCAGGATGCTGTCCAAAGTTCGGCTCAAGCGGTCGACGACATGGAGGAGGAGATAAGATTGCTGAAAAGTATGGAAACTGAACCTCTACCACAACTGTCGAAAGCCGAGGAGCTGGACTCGAGATCGATTCTGAAGAGGCCCTCGTTCATGGCTTTGGAAATCGATCGCAAGCAGGTGCGATTTgagtgatcattttttttttcaacttatatttacttgaatataaaaaaatactgtaagttgatttaaaagaaatatatttattttttcaccggAATAAGTAACTACGTAtctaaatatttgtcaaaagaTTTTCAGCATCACGTCTCGGAATCAGAATACTTGCATGTAGCAAATGTCATAGTCTATTGGGACTTGTACCATTTAGATAAACCTTTGGGCTCATTGAGCTTTTATTAAACGTTATAGTGGGTTGAGACTTCTTCTTTTAGAGAATTTACAGCGGATTAAAACTTCTGCATGCAGAGAATGTTATAACTGATTGAGACTTCCTCAGACGACATTATAGCAAACTAAGGATTCTGGTTTTAAATAATCTAAGGCTTCAACTGAATTTTCCCAGCTTTCAGAGAATCTATCAACGGAATAAGACTTCTGCTGATTAAGATGGATAACCGGAGTCTTTCGGATCAGAACTAATCAATTTCAATAAAtgctaaaaacatttttttctactaaatttacattCTTTCtacaaaaagaagaatttttgttccgtcaaaatttttgtatttgtatgGGTAAACCGTAAGCTGATGGAGAAAGTTACAAATAATATACTTATATAATCGATTTTTCTTTCGCCTACAGTgggaccaaatacgagaattCTCGTTTTTTCTGCTTACCGCTGTTGTGCTACTCTAAGAAGCATAATTCATATGAAATTGTAttctttttatataaaaacaaaacccGCGACATCTCAtaaatactaaatttgtagaacTCGGTTCAGTtgaagggcgaacacgaaattatcgCGACACATTccacagggcataacttttctactattctacaaattttacaccctttctcattgatgtgtattgtttacatgctgtcaaactcgaagttgtGTTTTTTGATTCAATGAAAATGGAGGTGatccaacgcgagtcgagaaagcaaattctttccaaacacctggaatttcctgacctgtcgcaccgccagttgggaaaaatgttgaacattcatcattcaaccgtctccagagagtgttgaagcggttccaggagcggttgacgttggaccacggctaAGGAGATGGAAGAAACCCGgaaccggagaacaaaaagacggaggaaaggtgaagcggatgattaaagcaaatcccaaatccagaatgcaaaaaagacagctggactacatacatataaGGTCCTGAACTTCCCAAACTGTggtgagcggcaacaatcgacggctaataCTTGAGCACGGAAGCGCTACGat is a window encoding:
- the LOC129759518 gene encoding uncharacterized protein LOC129759518, which produces MSAEQLKASNSDAPDEKNVTNAPKNPEEESNAAQLVQLQQEYDLNLKQLYLLKAKEMVLEIKFESWKVLYRKQEALLSERFSKARTDRMAIWKDRVEFCSEAREFAEMFSMDRTLLKIAQSQQDVDSPEAIKSETVVEEPDPFASRSESLDRQEAGLRQKAAELDQMELELAPDEETVRRLQDAVQSSAQAVDDMEEEIRLLKSMETEPLPQLSKAEELDSRSILKRPSFMALEIDRKQVRFE